The Leishmania donovani BPK282A1 complete genome, chromosome 8 genome has a segment encoding these proteins:
- a CDS encoding dual-specificity protein phosphatase, putative, whose amino-acid sequence MGGGATPATAGSQVVDLRALDPSPCPSRGSRSPLRSCHVHERGSRCEDVPATQILEFLYLGSVKDAQDAAFLARHQIRYIINVSQEEYWSVDKKVQIFTFKVDDSATADIAALFQPTRDLINSIRGRYYRYARGESSTRPAVLVHCQKGRSRSATIVLAYLIYTNGWSVAEAMKYVGARRPCAEPNIGFMEELRKLQESLSFEERTRRYSELCWFMRNLNAETSQSHVRELFEKRIGMVRHVVTYVVAGGGAGNVADGGTAGNCGDGSRVTVQRDTRFSASWPAAPSTGDSDAADSLVAFDLGAALGKQNDGLDDQRAAKDSDTHAYKDASAAVSLLRGPSTEKTMLCFVFFTCREDVLHGIKSGQFQQLLLQLPSAAGKQIKYATGPKLKKIMTEHQSMSSSFVQDMAGFSDHATTRTGGESAAADADGAVQTQGVVAPASKEADVTRPV is encoded by the coding sequence ATGGGTGGCGGTGCTACCCCAGCGACAGCCGGCTCGCAGGTGGTAGACCTGCGCGCGTTGGACCCGTCACCGTGTCCATCGCGCGGGTCTCGCTCGCCTCTGCGGTCTTGCCATGTGCACGAGCGCGGCTCGCGCTGTGAGGACGTGCCGGCGACGCAGATCCTGGAGTTTTTGTACCTGGGAAGCGTGAAGGACGCGCAGGATGCCGCCTTCTTGGCGAGGCATCAAATCCGCTACATCATCAACGTCTCTCAAGAGGAGTACTGGTCGGTGGATAAGAAGGTGCAGATCTTTACCTTCAAGGTGGACGACTCCGCCACAGCCGATATTGCGGCGCTCTTTCAGCCCACGCGCGACCTCATCAACAGCATTCGCGGGCGCTACTATCGCTACGCAAGAGGTGAGAGCTCTACGaggccggcggtgctggtgcactGTCAAAAAGGCCGCAGCCGTTCCGCAACGATCGTCTTAGCATACCTCATCTACACGAACGGCTGGTCCGTGGCAGAGGCGATGAAGTATGTCGGTGCGCGTCGACCCTGCGCGGAGCCGAACATCGGCTTCATGGAGGAGTTGCGGAAGCTGCAGGAGAGCCTCTCCTTCGAGGAGCGCACGAGGCGGTACAGCGAGCTGTGCTGGTTCATGCGCAACCTGAACGCGGAAACGTCGCAGTCGCACGTACGGGAGCTGTTCGAGAAACGCATCGGCATGGTGCGACATGTCGTCACCTACGTCGTGGCCGGCGGCGGGGCTGGTAACGTGGCCGACGGTGGCACGGCTGGCAACTGTGGTGATGGCAGTCGAGTGACAGTGCAACGCGACACGCGATTCTCCGCGTCgtggccggcggcgccgtctaccggtgacagcgacgccgcggacTCTTTGGTGGCGTTTGATCtcggggcggcgctggggaAGCAAAACGACGGTTTAGACGATCAGCGTGCAGCCAAAGacagcgacacacacgcgtacaaGGACGCCAGTGCCGCCGTGAGCCTGCTTCGCGGTCCCAGCACGGAGAAGACGATGCTCTGCTTTGTGTTCTTCACGTGCCGCGAGGACGTACTACACGGCATCAAGTCAGGGCAGttccagcagctgcttctccagctccCCTCAGCAGCCGGCAAGCAGATCAAGTACGCGACTGGGCCAAAGCTGAAGAAGATCATGACGGAGCACCAGAGTATGTCGAGCAGCTTCGTGCAAGACATGGCAGGATTCAGCGACCACGCCACGACTCGAACAGGTGGTGAgtcagcagcggctgatGCCGATGGTGCAGTGCAAACACAGGGAGTAGTAGCGCCTGCTAGCAAGGAGGCAGATGTGACGCGGCCTGTGTGA